In Micromonospora sp. WMMA1363, a genomic segment contains:
- a CDS encoding recombinase family protein, translating into MSKRAAKYKRISRDREGLALGVERQDEDLDALADRLDLVVVADYCDNDLGASTRSRKPRPDYRRMLADARAGRFDVILAYTSGRITRRPRENEDLIELAEQHGITFEYMRSPSFDLNTSAGRRIARILAANDAGEAEDIAERVQRQKDQAAAAGLWKGGRRPYGYEDDGMTVRESEAAVIDTGTDAVIAGGSLRGLAAEWNRGGLVTSTGKPWRQDTVRKVLIRPRNAGLMEHRGQVIGPASWPAIVDEDRWRACVAILEDPGRRTQWSSARRWLLSGIALCDVCGAPVLCTQVGGSRLKPSYTCRKGRHVVRNAAELDEYVDAVVVERLSRKDAADLLVRSKADGGKVNDELHALRKRRRSLSTLLTEGVLTEDEVRRDARRLDERIAELDAASVASGADGALVAILLADNPARAYLDVKDLDRRRAIVDALMTIRIKRAGRGRPKGWKSGQSYFDPRTVQIIPK; encoded by the coding sequence ATGTCGAAACGCGCGGCGAAGTACAAGCGGATCTCACGCGACCGTGAAGGCCTGGCCCTCGGCGTGGAGCGCCAAGACGAAGACCTCGACGCGCTCGCCGACCGCCTCGACCTGGTTGTGGTCGCCGACTATTGCGACAACGACCTTGGCGCCTCCACACGCTCCCGCAAGCCACGGCCCGACTACCGGCGCATGCTCGCCGACGCTCGCGCCGGTCGCTTCGACGTCATCCTCGCGTACACATCCGGCCGTATCACCCGCCGGCCACGAGAGAACGAGGACCTGATCGAGCTGGCCGAGCAGCACGGCATCACCTTCGAATACATGCGATCGCCCAGCTTCGACCTCAACACGTCCGCCGGCCGCCGGATCGCCCGGATCCTTGCCGCGAACGACGCCGGGGAAGCCGAAGACATCGCCGAACGCGTCCAGCGGCAGAAGGACCAGGCCGCCGCCGCTGGCCTGTGGAAGGGCGGCCGGCGGCCGTACGGCTACGAAGATGACGGCATGACGGTCCGCGAGTCCGAAGCCGCAGTGATCGACACCGGCACTGATGCCGTGATCGCCGGAGGCAGCCTGCGCGGACTGGCCGCCGAGTGGAACCGCGGCGGCCTCGTCACGTCGACCGGGAAGCCATGGCGGCAGGACACCGTACGGAAAGTGCTGATCCGCCCACGCAACGCCGGCCTGATGGAGCATCGGGGTCAGGTCATCGGCCCGGCATCGTGGCCGGCAATCGTCGATGAGGACCGTTGGCGGGCATGCGTGGCGATCCTCGAAGACCCCGGACGCCGCACCCAATGGTCATCGGCTCGACGCTGGTTGCTGTCCGGGATTGCGCTGTGTGATGTCTGCGGCGCCCCGGTGCTGTGTACCCAGGTCGGCGGCTCGAGACTGAAACCCTCCTACACCTGCCGCAAGGGCCGGCACGTCGTGCGCAACGCCGCCGAGCTCGACGAGTACGTCGACGCCGTGGTGGTCGAGCGGCTGTCGAGAAAGGATGCCGCCGACCTACTCGTCCGCTCGAAGGCGGACGGGGGGAAGGTGAATGACGAGCTGCACGCGCTACGCAAGCGGCGCCGGAGCCTGTCCACCCTGCTCACCGAAGGTGTGTTGACGGAGGACGAGGTACGCCGCGACGCGAGGCGACTCGATGAGCGCATCGCGGAGCTGGATGCGGCCTCGGTGGCGTCTGGTGCCGATGGTGCGCTCGTCGCGATTCTTCTCGCTGATAACCCGGCCAGGGCGTATCTGGACGTCAAGGATCTCGACCGCCGCCGTGCGATCGTCGATGCGTTGATGACGATCAGAATCAAACGGGCCGGCAGGGGCAGGCCGAAGGGCTGGAAGTCCGGCCAGTCGTACTTTGATCCGAGAACGGTACAGATCATCCCGAAGTGA
- a CDS encoding NUDIX domain-containing protein: MTGRTFTHPSVVAGIAAGASWADPEMDPTRIDWAARRAAAAIPFPLVDGRPVNPYAPTGVRYGRNELGHWGEALAADAIVTACDPDGWRWLLLIERGDGHGWALPGGHVDPGENPTHAAFRELAEETGLIATHTAPWAKTLPARYVPDPRASDEAWMVTVPVRIDLGSHVGALPDVTGADDARRAVWVPAVDYGCVVRHLADAYRGKVFAAHRALLADILTD, encoded by the coding sequence ATGACGGGCCGCACCTTCACCCACCCGTCCGTGGTGGCCGGCATCGCCGCCGGAGCATCGTGGGCGGACCCGGAGATGGACCCGACCCGCATCGACTGGGCCGCACGGCGGGCCGCCGCCGCGATCCCGTTCCCCCTGGTGGACGGCCGTCCGGTCAACCCGTACGCGCCGACCGGCGTCCGGTACGGGCGTAACGAGCTGGGCCACTGGGGCGAGGCCCTGGCCGCCGACGCGATCGTCACCGCGTGCGACCCGGACGGGTGGCGGTGGCTGCTGCTGATCGAGCGCGGCGACGGACACGGGTGGGCGCTGCCCGGCGGGCACGTCGACCCCGGCGAGAACCCCACCCACGCGGCGTTCCGGGAACTGGCCGAGGAAACCGGCCTGATCGCCACCCACACCGCCCCGTGGGCGAAGACGCTGCCGGCCCGCTACGTGCCCGACCCGCGCGCCTCCGATGAGGCGTGGATGGTCACCGTCCCCGTCCGCATCGACCTCGGTAGCCACGTCGGAGCGCTGCCCGACGTCACCGGCGCCGACGACGCCCGCCGCGCCGTGTGGGTGCCCGCAGTCGATTACGGCTGCGTCGTGCGGCACCTGGCCGACGCCTACCGCGGCAAGGTTTTCGCCGCCCACCGTGCCCTGCTCGCCGACATCCTCACCGACTGA
- a CDS encoding GntR family transcriptional regulator: protein MKTGGISGAGYREIAQTLRESIRTGELAPGAALPPESEVCRRWSVSRVTARRALAALEADGLIESIAGRGRFVKAGDQEQPRAASRAESIAAEIREAIQSGRLAAGMRVDSEASLSTQYGVARGTSRQALLILDRGGFTATIPGRGRFVASPQGGDETRSRAEEIARSLQEEIRSGNLPVGAELPGEKTIAERHSAARSTVRRALEILESSGLIARLPGKPRVVLSSDITSDGQIGD, encoded by the coding sequence GTGAAAACCGGAGGCATCTCAGGTGCCGGCTATCGCGAGATCGCTCAGACGCTGCGGGAGTCGATCCGCACCGGGGAGCTAGCGCCCGGAGCGGCATTGCCGCCCGAGTCGGAGGTATGCAGGCGCTGGTCTGTATCCAGAGTGACCGCACGTCGGGCACTGGCCGCGTTGGAGGCTGACGGGCTGATCGAATCGATTGCTGGCCGAGGCCGGTTCGTGAAGGCGGGGGATCAGGAACAGCCACGCGCCGCCAGTCGCGCCGAGTCGATTGCTGCGGAGATTCGAGAAGCCATCCAAAGCGGCCGACTAGCGGCCGGTATGCGAGTGGACAGCGAGGCGTCGCTGAGCACGCAATACGGGGTTGCGCGTGGCACCTCTCGTCAAGCGCTTCTAATCCTCGACAGAGGGGGTTTTACTGCCACTATCCCCGGTCGGGGCCGCTTCGTCGCCTCACCTCAGGGAGGTGACGAGACAAGGAGTCGAGCGGAAGAAATCGCGCGCTCCCTGCAAGAGGAAATTCGTAGCGGCAATCTGCCGGTCGGCGCTGAACTTCCAGGGGAGAAGACCATAGCCGAGCGCCATAGTGCGGCGCGTAGCACAGTGCGCCGCGCACTAGAAATCCTAGAGTCCAGTGGCTTAATCGCGAGACTACCGGGAAAGCCTCGCGTGGTTCTATCGAGCGACATCACCTCGGATGGGCAAATTGGCGACTAA
- a CDS encoding DUF6284 family protein, with protein sequence MSSYDLTDAGPDGPSVDDLAEIEREMPLIDAEVLLLDAQIAVLRNGLTEVTRQQVRRARRRVLREACALLAARAVSRDAVPRRDAA encoded by the coding sequence GTGAGCAGCTACGACCTGACCGACGCCGGCCCGGACGGGCCGAGCGTCGATGACCTGGCGGAGATCGAGCGGGAGATGCCGTTGATCGACGCCGAGGTGCTGTTGCTGGACGCGCAGATCGCGGTGCTGCGCAATGGGCTGACCGAGGTGACTCGTCAGCAGGTCCGCCGGGCGCGGCGTCGGGTGTTGCGGGAGGCCTGCGCGTTGCTGGCCGCCCGCGCCGTGTCGCGTGATGCCGTGCCGCGTCGTGACGCGGCCTGA
- a CDS encoding aminoglycoside phosphotransferase family protein: protein MATKKASQPFSSTAATLVLKEACSVVGASSVNVRLMRLGENAIFCVEHPSLVVRIARGKEHLKDAEKEVRVARWLERCDVPAVRLYPAEQPLMINDHPVTFWLKVADSGEKASTSDLGSALRSVHNCEIDGAVALPKLDIFGRVGARLDKATDVPPEAVDFLRSRLSDLRTAYAALSFPSPSVALHGDAHVKNLICTPNKEAILIDFEAFCFGPPEVDLAVTATEHEVGWHSPADYEAFCEAYGADVREWNGFQVLRDINLFKMTTWLMQNVGESNLHAEEFDRRLTSLRQSAITSGWQPF, encoded by the coding sequence TTGGCGACTAAGAAGGCATCCCAGCCGTTCAGCTCAACAGCAGCAACACTGGTTCTTAAGGAAGCCTGTTCCGTCGTCGGCGCTTCGTCGGTCAATGTGAGACTGATGAGGCTTGGAGAGAACGCAATCTTCTGCGTTGAGCATCCCTCTCTAGTCGTTCGAATTGCTCGCGGCAAGGAGCACTTGAAGGATGCAGAGAAAGAGGTTCGTGTCGCTCGCTGGCTAGAGCGTTGTGACGTGCCGGCCGTTCGCCTCTATCCGGCAGAGCAACCGCTTATGATAAACGACCATCCCGTGACGTTTTGGCTCAAAGTGGCCGACAGCGGCGAGAAGGCTTCCACCAGCGACCTCGGCTCAGCGCTTCGCTCCGTTCACAACTGCGAAATTGATGGTGCTGTCGCGCTTCCAAAACTCGACATTTTCGGCAGGGTTGGTGCCCGCCTGGATAAGGCCACGGACGTGCCGCCGGAAGCCGTCGATTTCCTCCGCTCTCGCTTAAGCGACCTGAGAACGGCGTACGCGGCACTCTCGTTTCCGAGCCCCTCCGTCGCGCTTCACGGAGACGCCCACGTCAAGAATCTGATTTGCACTCCCAACAAGGAGGCAATCCTGATTGACTTCGAGGCATTCTGTTTCGGACCGCCCGAGGTAGACCTGGCCGTGACGGCTACAGAGCACGAGGTCGGTTGGCACAGCCCGGCCGACTATGAGGCGTTCTGTGAGGCGTACGGGGCGGACGTACGGGAATGGAACGGCTTCCAGGTGCTTCGGGATATCAACCTGTTCAAAATGACGACCTGGCTAATGCAGAACGTAGGCGAAAGCAACCTACACGCTGAGGAATTCGACAGACGATTGACCAGCTTACGGCAGTCAGCCATAACATCGGGGTGGCAGCCCTTTTAG